The proteins below come from a single Beutenbergia cavernae DSM 12333 genomic window:
- the pta gene encoding phosphate acetyltransferase — protein sequence MSRNFYVTSPEGHTGKSAIALGLLDLFVRRVSRVGVFRPVIRGGGQRDTVLELLLAHDGVDLTYDECVGVTYDEVHADPDAALDTIVTRFRQVDARCEVVVVVGSDYTDVVGPTELSFNARVAANLGAAVVLVVRALDRTPDDVRQVVDVSVAEIRSRHAAVGAVVVNRSAEADMDDVRAALMSVGPVWVLPDTPLLAAPSVRDLMTALDGSLRSGDEQLLDREAEHIVVGAMGIDHLLDRIVEGSVVITPADRSDAILALMSAHAADGFPTLAAIVLNGGFEPSAQVGRLVEGLGQRLPVVTTQLGTFAAASAAAGVRGLLSTGSQRKIDVARSLFETHVDGDAIVSALDLPATDVVTPLMFEHTLIERARSHRRHIVLPEGGDDRILRAASTLLARGVADLTILGVESAVRSRAAELGLDIEAADVLDPATSDLLEEFAAEYARVRAHKGMTPDRAREIVSDVSYFGTLMVHTKRADGMVSGAQHTTAHTIKPSFEIIKTAPGVDIVSSCFFMCLADRVLVYADCAVNPDPDATQLADIAISSADTAQQFGVSPLIAMLSYSTGESGTGAEVDKVRSATGLVRERAPQLVVEGPIQYDAAVDAGVAASKMPGSAVAGQATVLIFPDLNTGNNTYKAVQRSAGAVAVGPVLQGLAKPVNDLSRGATVKDIVNTVAITAIQAQAAEGAADRGSDESSGGSA from the coding sequence ATGTCGCGCAACTTCTACGTGACCTCGCCCGAGGGTCACACGGGCAAGTCCGCCATCGCGCTGGGCCTCCTCGACCTGTTCGTGCGGCGCGTCAGCAGGGTGGGGGTGTTCCGCCCGGTGATCCGCGGCGGCGGCCAGCGCGACACCGTGCTCGAGCTGCTGCTCGCGCACGACGGCGTCGACCTCACGTACGACGAGTGCGTGGGCGTGACGTACGACGAGGTCCACGCGGACCCCGACGCCGCGCTCGACACGATCGTCACGCGGTTCCGGCAGGTCGACGCCCGGTGCGAGGTGGTCGTCGTGGTGGGGTCGGACTACACCGACGTCGTCGGCCCCACCGAGCTCAGCTTCAACGCCCGCGTCGCCGCGAACCTGGGCGCCGCCGTCGTCCTCGTGGTGCGAGCCCTGGACCGCACTCCCGACGACGTCCGGCAGGTCGTCGACGTGTCGGTGGCGGAGATCCGCAGCCGCCACGCGGCGGTGGGCGCCGTCGTCGTCAACCGGTCCGCCGAGGCCGACATGGACGACGTCCGTGCCGCTCTGATGAGCGTGGGGCCGGTGTGGGTGCTGCCGGACACCCCGCTGCTCGCGGCGCCGAGCGTGCGCGACCTCATGACGGCGCTCGACGGGTCGTTGCGGAGCGGCGACGAGCAGCTCCTCGACCGCGAGGCCGAGCACATCGTCGTCGGCGCCATGGGCATCGACCACCTGCTCGACCGGATCGTCGAGGGGTCGGTCGTGATCACCCCGGCCGACCGGTCGGACGCGATCCTCGCGCTGATGAGCGCCCACGCGGCGGACGGCTTCCCGACGCTCGCCGCGATCGTCCTCAACGGCGGCTTCGAGCCGTCCGCGCAGGTCGGCCGGCTCGTCGAGGGCCTCGGGCAGCGGCTGCCGGTGGTGACCACGCAGCTCGGCACGTTCGCGGCCGCGAGCGCGGCCGCCGGGGTGCGCGGGCTCCTCAGCACGGGGTCGCAGCGGAAGATCGACGTCGCGCGGTCGCTGTTCGAGACGCACGTCGACGGCGACGCGATCGTGTCGGCGCTCGACCTGCCCGCGACCGACGTCGTCACGCCGCTCATGTTCGAGCACACGCTCATCGAGCGGGCCCGGTCGCACCGACGGCACATCGTCCTGCCCGAGGGCGGTGACGACCGCATCCTGCGTGCCGCCAGCACGCTCCTCGCGCGCGGCGTCGCCGACCTGACGATCCTCGGCGTCGAGTCCGCCGTACGGTCCCGGGCCGCCGAGCTCGGGCTCGACATCGAGGCGGCGGACGTGCTGGACCCCGCGACGTCCGACCTGCTGGAGGAGTTCGCCGCCGAGTACGCCCGGGTGCGCGCCCACAAGGGGATGACGCCCGACCGGGCAAGGGAGATCGTGAGTGACGTCTCCTACTTCGGCACGCTCATGGTGCACACGAAGCGGGCCGACGGCATGGTGTCCGGCGCGCAGCACACCACGGCGCACACCATCAAGCCGTCGTTCGAGATCATCAAGACGGCGCCGGGCGTGGACATCGTGTCGAGCTGCTTCTTCATGTGCCTCGCGGACCGGGTGCTCGTGTACGCCGACTGCGCCGTGAACCCGGACCCGGACGCGACCCAGCTCGCGGACATCGCCATCTCCTCGGCGGACACGGCGCAGCAGTTCGGCGTGAGCCCGCTCATCGCGATGCTGTCGTACTCGACCGGCGAGTCCGGGACCGGCGCGGAGGTGGACAAGGTGCGCTCCGCGACCGGGCTCGTGCGCGAGCGGGCGCCCCAGCTGGTGGTCGAGGGGCCGATCCAGTACGACGCGGCTGTCGACGCCGGGGTGGCGGCCTCGAAGATGCCCGGGTCCGCTGTCGCCGGTCAGGCGACCGTGCTGATCTTCCCCGACCTCAACACGGGCAACAACACGTACAAGGCGGTGCAGCGCAGTGCCGGGGCCGTCGCCGTCGGGCCGGTCCTGCAGGGCCTGGCGAAGCCCGTCAACGACCTCTCCCGAGGAGCGACCGTCAAGGACATCGTCAACACCGTGGCCATCACGGCGATCCAGGCCCAGGCAGCAGAGGGCGCTGCCGACCGGGGCAGCGACGAGAGCTCGGGAGGCAGCGCGTGA
- a CDS encoding class II fumarate hydratase, with amino-acid sequence MTDQAEYRIEHDTMGEVKVPKDAAYAAQTQRAVENFPISGTRLARHHIAALAQIKKAAARANAELGVLDADVAAAITAAADAVVAGDYDADFPIDVFQTGSGTSSNMNTNEVLATLATRTLGRPVHPNDHVNASQSSNDVFPSSIHVAALGAVTHELLPALEVLAASLETKAAEFSGVVKAGRTHLMDATPVTLGQEFGGYAAQVRHGIARVRGTLDRLAELPLGGTAVGTGINTPAGFPQRVIALVAEQTGLPVVEASDHFEAQGAMDSFVETSGQLRTLAVSLVKICNDLRWMGSGPRAGLGEIALPDLQPGSSIMPGKVNPVLPEATLMVCAQVIGNDAAIAFAGASGSFELNVMLPVMARNLLESITLLANTSRLLATRCIDGITANVERCLELAESSPSIVTPLNRLIGYEAAAKIAKHSVAQGTTVRQAAIDLGYVARGEVTEEQLDAALDVTTMTGQG; translated from the coding sequence ATGACCGACCAGGCCGAGTACCGCATCGAGCACGACACGATGGGGGAGGTCAAGGTTCCGAAGGATGCGGCCTACGCGGCACAGACGCAGCGCGCCGTCGAGAACTTCCCCATCTCCGGCACTCGGCTCGCGCGCCACCACATCGCGGCGCTCGCCCAGATCAAGAAGGCCGCGGCGCGGGCCAACGCCGAGCTCGGGGTGCTCGACGCCGACGTGGCGGCCGCCATCACCGCCGCTGCCGACGCCGTCGTCGCCGGTGACTACGACGCGGACTTCCCGATCGACGTCTTCCAGACCGGCTCCGGCACGTCGTCGAACATGAACACCAACGAGGTGCTCGCGACACTCGCGACCCGCACGCTCGGCCGCCCCGTGCACCCGAACGACCACGTCAACGCGTCGCAGTCGAGCAACGACGTCTTCCCCTCGTCGATCCACGTCGCGGCGCTGGGCGCCGTCACGCACGAGCTCCTGCCGGCCCTCGAGGTCCTGGCCGCGTCGCTGGAGACGAAGGCCGCGGAGTTCTCCGGCGTCGTCAAGGCGGGCCGCACGCACCTCATGGATGCGACGCCGGTGACGCTCGGCCAGGAGTTCGGCGGCTACGCCGCCCAGGTGCGGCACGGGATCGCCCGGGTGCGCGGCACGCTCGACCGGCTCGCGGAGCTCCCGCTCGGCGGGACCGCCGTCGGCACCGGCATCAACACGCCGGCCGGCTTCCCGCAGCGCGTGATCGCGCTCGTGGCCGAGCAGACCGGGCTGCCGGTCGTCGAGGCGAGCGACCACTTCGAGGCGCAGGGTGCGATGGACTCGTTCGTCGAGACGTCGGGCCAGCTGCGCACGCTCGCCGTCTCCCTCGTGAAGATCTGCAACGACCTGCGCTGGATGGGCTCGGGACCGCGCGCCGGGCTCGGCGAGATCGCCCTGCCCGACCTCCAGCCGGGCTCCTCCATCATGCCAGGCAAGGTGAACCCCGTGCTCCCCGAGGCCACGCTCATGGTGTGCGCCCAGGTGATCGGGAACGACGCCGCGATCGCGTTCGCGGGGGCGTCCGGCTCGTTCGAGCTCAACGTCATGCTCCCGGTCATGGCGCGCAACCTGCTCGAGTCGATCACCCTCCTCGCGAACACCTCGCGGCTGCTGGCGACCCGGTGCATCGACGGGATCACCGCGAACGTCGAGCGGTGCCTCGAGCTCGCGGAGTCCTCGCCGTCGATCGTCACGCCGCTCAACCGGCTCATCGGCTACGAGGCTGCGGCGAAGATCGCCAAGCACTCGGTGGCACAGGGGACGACCGTCCGTCAGGCGGCGATCGACCTCGGCTACGTCGCGCGGGGCGAGGTGACCGAGGAGCAGCTCGACGCCGCCCTCGACGTCACCACCATGACCGGCCAGGGCTGA
- a CDS encoding phosphoketolase family protein has protein sequence MTTTADPATAWRLGSGEGVSEETLERVDRWWRAANYLSVGQIYLLANPLLRTPLTRDDVKPRLLGHWGTTPGLNFLYAHTNRAIVERDLDAIYIAGPGHGGPGLVANTYLDGTYSEVYSHITPDEEGLRQLFRQFSFPGGVPSHVAPETPGSIHEGGELGYALSHAYGAVFDNPELLVLAVVGDGEAETGPLATSWHSNKFVNPARDGVVLPVLHLNGFKIANPTVLDRITDDELVALMRGYGHEPYLFVGGFDDEDHLTAHARFATLLDEVLDDIARIKERARAGDLTRPRWPMIIFRTPKGWTCPPEIDGKQTEGSWRAHQVPLANARDTPEHLDVLRGWLESYRAEELFDATGRLEPDIAQLAPHGERRMGANPHANGGLLTRDLRLPDFRGFAVDVPTPGGAIAEATKVLGEWLREVIRANPDNFRIFGPDETASNRLSAVYDTTSKQWNAEYRPIDDDDHLAPEGRVMEMLSEHQCQGWLEGYLLTGRHGLFTSYEAFIHIVDSMFNQHAKWLKVTQRIPWRRPIPSLNYLLSSHVWRQDHNGFSHQDPGFIDHVMNKKAEIVRVYLPPDANTLLSTYDHCLRSRDYVNVVVAGKQPAPQFLTMEQAVAHCTRGLGIWEWAGTEVDGEDPDVVLGCAGDVPTLETLAAADLLRRNIPDLKVRVVNVVDLMRLQDEREHPHGLSDRDFDGLFTDDKPVVFAYHGYPWLIHRLTYRRAGHANIHVRGYKEEGTTTTPFDMVMLNDLDRYHLVIDVIDRVPGLGSQYAGLRQRMVDARLAARQYTREHGEDIPEVRDWVWPDAGDAVGQEAAAALDTGGDNE, from the coding sequence ATGACGACGACGGCGGATCCCGCCACCGCGTGGCGGCTCGGCTCGGGCGAGGGTGTGAGCGAGGAGACTCTGGAGCGCGTCGACCGCTGGTGGCGCGCGGCGAACTACCTGTCGGTGGGCCAGATCTACCTGCTCGCGAACCCCCTGCTGCGCACGCCGCTCACGCGGGACGACGTCAAGCCCCGGCTCCTCGGTCACTGGGGCACGACCCCCGGCCTGAACTTCCTGTACGCGCACACGAACCGCGCGATCGTCGAGCGCGACCTCGACGCCATCTACATCGCCGGGCCGGGCCACGGCGGGCCGGGCCTCGTGGCGAACACCTACCTCGATGGCACGTACAGCGAGGTGTACTCCCACATCACCCCGGACGAGGAGGGGCTGCGCCAGCTCTTCCGGCAGTTCTCCTTCCCCGGTGGCGTGCCCAGCCACGTCGCCCCCGAGACGCCGGGTTCGATCCACGAGGGCGGCGAGCTCGGCTACGCGCTCTCCCACGCCTACGGTGCCGTGTTCGACAACCCCGAGCTGCTGGTGCTCGCCGTCGTCGGCGACGGCGAGGCCGAGACCGGCCCGCTCGCCACCAGCTGGCACTCCAACAAGTTCGTCAACCCGGCGCGCGACGGCGTCGTCCTGCCCGTCCTGCACCTCAACGGCTTCAAGATCGCGAACCCGACGGTCCTCGACCGGATCACCGACGACGAGCTCGTCGCCCTCATGCGGGGGTACGGCCACGAGCCGTACCTGTTCGTCGGCGGGTTCGACGACGAGGACCACCTCACGGCGCACGCGCGGTTCGCGACGCTGCTGGACGAGGTGCTCGACGACATCGCCAGGATCAAGGAACGCGCGCGTGCCGGTGACCTGACCCGTCCGCGCTGGCCGATGATCATCTTCCGCACCCCGAAGGGCTGGACCTGCCCGCCCGAGATCGACGGCAAGCAGACCGAGGGCTCCTGGCGGGCGCACCAAGTGCCGCTCGCGAACGCACGGGACACGCCGGAGCACCTCGACGTGCTGCGCGGCTGGCTCGAGTCGTACCGGGCGGAGGAGCTGTTCGACGCCACCGGGCGACTGGAGCCGGACATCGCGCAGCTCGCCCCGCACGGTGAGCGCCGGATGGGTGCGAACCCGCACGCCAACGGCGGCCTGCTCACCCGTGACCTCCGCCTGCCCGACTTCCGCGGGTTCGCCGTCGACGTCCCGACGCCGGGCGGCGCCATCGCCGAGGCGACGAAGGTCCTCGGCGAGTGGCTGCGGGAGGTCATCCGCGCCAACCCCGACAACTTCCGCATCTTCGGACCGGACGAGACGGCGTCGAACCGGCTCTCCGCCGTCTACGACACCACGAGCAAGCAGTGGAACGCGGAGTACCGCCCGATCGACGACGACGACCACCTGGCCCCCGAGGGTCGCGTCATGGAGATGCTGTCCGAGCACCAGTGCCAGGGCTGGCTCGAGGGGTATCTGCTGACCGGACGGCACGGCCTGTTCACCAGCTACGAGGCGTTCATCCACATCGTCGACTCGATGTTCAACCAGCACGCGAAGTGGCTCAAGGTGACGCAGCGCATCCCGTGGCGTCGGCCGATCCCGTCGCTCAACTACCTGCTCTCGAGCCATGTGTGGCGCCAGGACCACAACGGCTTCAGCCACCAGGACCCCGGGTTCATCGACCACGTGATGAACAAGAAGGCCGAGATCGTGCGCGTCTACCTGCCGCCGGACGCGAACACGCTGCTGAGCACGTACGACCACTGCCTCCGCAGTCGCGACTACGTCAACGTCGTCGTCGCCGGGAAGCAGCCCGCGCCGCAGTTCCTCACGATGGAGCAGGCGGTCGCCCACTGCACCCGCGGGCTCGGGATCTGGGAGTGGGCAGGCACGGAGGTCGACGGCGAGGACCCGGACGTGGTGCTGGGCTGCGCCGGCGACGTGCCGACCCTCGAGACGCTGGCCGCCGCCGACCTGCTGCGCCGGAACATCCCGGACCTCAAGGTGCGTGTCGTCAACGTCGTGGACCTCATGCGGCTGCAGGACGAGCGGGAGCACCCGCACGGACTGTCGGACCGGGACTTCGACGGTCTGTTCACCGACGACAAGCCCGTCGTCTTCGCCTACCACGGCTACCCGTGGCTCATCCACCGCCTCACGTACCGGCGGGCGGGCCACGCGAACATCCACGTCCGCGGGTACAAGGAGGAGGGCACGACGACGACGCCGTTCGACATGGTCATGCTCAACGACCTGGACCGCTATCACCTCGTCATCGACGTCATCGACCGCGTGCCCGGGCTCGGCTCGCAGTACGCGGGGCTGCGGCAGCGGATGGTCGACGCGCGGCTCGCGGCGCGCCAGTACACGCGCGAGCACGGGGAGGACATCCCGGAGGTGCGGGACTGGGTGTGGCCGGACGCCGGCGACGCCGTGGGCCAGGAGGCGGCCGCCGCGCTCGACACGGGCGGGGACAACGAGTAG
- a CDS encoding GuaB3 family IMP dehydrogenase-related protein, with amino-acid sequence MTNEIEIGRGKRGRRAYSFDDIAVVPSRRTRDPEDVSVGWQIDAYHVDLPLLAAPMDSVMSPATAIRLGELGGIGVLDLEGVWTRYEDPEPLLEEIANLPAGDATRRMQEIYAAPVIPELITERLGEIRRGGVTVAGALSPQRTQQLWRAVVAAGVDLFVIRGTTVSAEHVSSAAEPLNLKRFIYELDVPVIVGGAATYTAALHLMRTGAAGVLVGFGGGAAHTTRVSLGIHAPMASAVADVAAARRDYLDESGGRYVHVIADGGVGRSGDLVKAVACGADAVMLGAALARGVEAPGKGWHWGSEAHHPELPRGERVRVGTVGTLEEILHGPGGRADGTLNLVGALRRAMATTGYSDVKEFQRVEVVVSPYTPR; translated from the coding sequence GTGACGAACGAGATCGAGATCGGCCGGGGCAAGCGCGGCCGCCGGGCGTACTCCTTCGACGACATCGCCGTCGTCCCGAGCCGTCGCACCCGCGATCCCGAGGACGTGTCCGTCGGCTGGCAGATCGATGCCTACCACGTCGACCTGCCCCTCCTGGCCGCGCCGATGGACTCCGTCATGAGCCCCGCGACGGCGATCCGCCTCGGTGAGCTCGGCGGCATCGGCGTGCTCGACCTCGAGGGTGTGTGGACCCGGTACGAGGACCCGGAGCCCCTCCTCGAGGAGATCGCGAACCTCCCCGCGGGCGATGCCACGCGGCGCATGCAGGAGATCTACGCCGCGCCGGTCATCCCCGAGCTCATCACCGAGCGGCTCGGCGAGATCCGCCGCGGCGGGGTGACGGTGGCCGGCGCCCTCTCGCCGCAGCGCACGCAGCAGCTGTGGCGCGCGGTGGTGGCGGCCGGCGTCGACCTCTTCGTCATCAGGGGCACCACCGTGTCCGCCGAGCACGTCTCCAGCGCGGCGGAGCCGCTCAACCTCAAGCGCTTCATCTACGAGCTCGACGTCCCGGTGATCGTCGGCGGCGCAGCCACGTACACGGCCGCGCTCCACCTCATGCGCACGGGCGCCGCGGGCGTCCTCGTCGGGTTCGGCGGCGGGGCCGCGCACACGACCCGCGTGAGCCTCGGCATCCACGCCCCCATGGCGAGCGCCGTCGCCGACGTCGCAGCGGCCCGGCGGGACTACCTCGACGAGTCCGGTGGCCGGTACGTGCACGTGATCGCCGACGGCGGCGTCGGTCGCAGCGGCGACCTCGTCAAGGCGGTGGCGTGCGGCGCCGACGCCGTCATGCTCGGTGCGGCGCTGGCGCGCGGCGTCGAGGCGCCCGGCAAGGGCTGGCACTGGGGGAGCGAGGCGCACCACCCGGAGCTGCCCCGCGGCGAGCGCGTGCGGGTCGGCACGGTCGGCACGCTGGAGGAGATCCTGCACGGCCCGGGTGGGCGCGCCGACGGCACGCTCAACCTCGTGGGCGCGCTGCGGCGCGCGATGGCGACCACCGGCTACTCCGACGTCAAGGAGTTCCAGCGCGTCGAGGTCGTCGTCTCGCCGTACACCCCGCGGTGA
- a CDS encoding GNAT family N-acetyltransferase, with the protein MTADPFVPDAFTPPTTLVTDSFRLEPLGPRNNAADLAAWTSSIEHIRTTPGFPDGRWPPPDGMTPEANLADLTRHAADFAARRGFTFTVLDPADGDVIGCVYLYPTRSEEFDVSVQSWVRADHAELDTPLADAVSAWIDADWPWERQDRYGR; encoded by the coding sequence ATGACCGCGGATCCGTTCGTCCCGGACGCCTTCACGCCACCGACGACGCTCGTCACCGACTCCTTCCGGCTCGAACCGCTGGGGCCGCGGAACAACGCCGCCGACCTCGCGGCGTGGACCTCCAGCATCGAGCACATCCGCACCACCCCCGGGTTCCCGGACGGCCGCTGGCCGCCGCCGGACGGGATGACCCCCGAGGCCAACCTCGCCGACCTCACGCGCCACGCTGCCGACTTCGCGGCCCGCAGGGGCTTCACGTTCACGGTGCTCGACCCCGCCGACGGCGACGTCATCGGCTGCGTCTACCTGTACCCGACGAGGTCCGAGGAGTTCGACGTCAGCGTGCAGTCGTGGGTGCGCGCGGATCACGCCGAGCTCGACACGCCGCTCGCCGACGCCGTCTCCGCGTGGATCGACGCCGACTGGCCGTGGGAGCGCCAGGACCGCTACGGCCGCTGA
- a CDS encoding GNAT family acetyltransferase — MSAAPGTAIRPAAAAEADAVVALWRSAGLTRPWNDPRTDFTGALGSPTSTVLVADDGAGLVGSVMAGFDGHRGWIYYLATSPAARGRGIARALVAAAEQWLAELGARKVQIMVRTGNPAESLYPHLGYERQETTVWGRWLEEGSGA, encoded by the coding sequence GTGAGCGCGGCGCCGGGGACGGCGATCCGGCCCGCCGCCGCGGCGGAGGCGGACGCCGTCGTCGCCCTCTGGCGCTCGGCCGGGCTGACCCGGCCGTGGAACGACCCGCGCACGGACTTCACGGGCGCCCTCGGATCGCCGACGTCGACGGTCCTCGTGGCCGACGACGGCGCCGGGCTGGTTGGGTCGGTGATGGCGGGTTTCGACGGCCACCGCGGGTGGATCTACTACCTCGCGACGTCGCCGGCCGCGCGGGGCCGGGGCATCGCCCGTGCCCTCGTGGCAGCCGCGGAGCAGTGGCTCGCGGAGCTCGGAGCGAGGAAGGTCCAGATCATGGTGCGCACGGGCAACCCCGCGGAGTCGCTGTACCCGCACCTCGGGTACGAGCGGCAGGAGACCACGGTCTGGGGTCGGTGGCTCGAGGAGGGCTCCGGCGCCTGA
- a CDS encoding acetate/propionate family kinase → MSAGPHTAFGAHDAVLVLNSGSSSLKYQLVNPSGGEAVASGIVERIGEGSSSDIRHTFAGNTTSRAEPVADHGEALRAVLGLFDEVGPRLAEAGVVAVGHRVVHGGTRFSRPTVVDDDVEHAIDSLAPLAPLHNPANLRGIEVARELLPDVPHVAVFDTAFFHTLPEAAATYAIDADVAQRHGIRRYGFHGTSHQYVSGKVARTLGRRLEELNQIVLHLGNGASASAVRGGVAVETSMGLTPLEGLVMGTRSGDVDPAVVFHLARNAGMSIDDVDDLLNRRSGIKGFTGQNDFRELHRMVAAGDPAAALALDVYVHRLKKYIGAYHAVLGRVDVVAFTAGVGENDAAVRARVIAGLEPLGLAVDDERNARAAGQPTVISPDWTSTIVMVVPTNEELAIARQALAAIG, encoded by the coding sequence GTGAGCGCGGGTCCGCACACGGCGTTCGGCGCGCACGACGCCGTCCTCGTCCTCAACTCGGGGTCGAGCTCGCTCAAGTACCAGCTCGTCAACCCGTCCGGCGGGGAGGCGGTCGCGTCCGGGATCGTCGAGCGCATCGGGGAGGGATCCTCGAGCGACATCCGGCACACGTTCGCCGGCAACACCACCTCGCGTGCGGAGCCGGTCGCCGACCACGGGGAGGCCCTGCGAGCGGTGCTCGGCCTGTTCGACGAGGTCGGGCCACGGCTGGCCGAGGCCGGCGTCGTCGCGGTCGGGCACCGGGTGGTGCACGGCGGGACGCGCTTCTCGCGCCCGACCGTCGTGGACGACGACGTCGAGCACGCCATCGACTCGCTCGCTCCCCTCGCGCCGCTGCACAACCCGGCGAACCTGCGCGGGATCGAGGTGGCACGCGAGCTGTTGCCCGACGTGCCGCACGTGGCGGTGTTCGACACCGCGTTCTTCCACACGCTGCCCGAGGCGGCGGCGACGTACGCGATCGACGCCGACGTCGCGCAGCGTCACGGCATCCGGCGGTACGGCTTCCACGGCACGTCCCACCAGTACGTCTCGGGCAAGGTCGCGCGCACGCTCGGGCGGCGTCTCGAGGAGCTCAACCAGATCGTGCTGCACCTCGGGAACGGGGCGTCGGCGTCGGCGGTGCGGGGCGGCGTCGCCGTCGAGACGTCGATGGGCCTCACCCCGCTCGAGGGGCTCGTGATGGGGACGCGGAGCGGCGACGTCGACCCCGCCGTCGTCTTCCACCTCGCCCGCAACGCCGGCATGTCGATCGACGACGTCGACGACCTGCTCAACCGCCGCTCCGGCATCAAGGGCTTCACGGGGCAGAACGACTTCCGCGAGCTGCACCGCATGGTCGCGGCCGGGGATCCCGCCGCGGCGCTGGCCCTCGACGTGTACGTGCACCGGCTGAAGAAGTACATCGGGGCGTACCACGCGGTGCTCGGACGCGTGGACGTCGTCGCGTTCACGGCGGGCGTCGGGGAGAACGACGCCGCCGTGCGTGCGCGCGTCATCGCCGGGCTGGAGCCGCTCGGGCTCGCCGTCGACGACGAGCGCAACGCGCGCGCCGCGGGTCAGCCGACGGTCATCTCGCCGGACTGGACGTCGACGATCGTCATGGTCGTGCCGACGAACGAGGAGCTCGCGATCGCGCGGCAGGCGCTCGCAGCCATCGGCTAG
- a CDS encoding SURF1 family protein, whose amino-acid sequence MSSTRGSGVADFLSAARTPRMLALLALFLVAALVCGRLGAWQLDRARQSAEMAQEIADAAEANAAPVPLDDVTRPGEPVLATMIGVRVDVTGTFDAAEQLFVPGVERDGRSGYLVLAPLVVESSDALVTVVRGWVASPEDAGQLPEGEVSIVGQLGSGEAYEPGERGDGEVLSVSPAQLANTWGVPMYGMYVVAQETSPAPAAAVLVGPPPPPAEGGGGLNWRNIAYAAEWWVFGGFAVLLWVRLVRDEVRHRREDDGAALA is encoded by the coding sequence GTGAGCTCGACGCGCGGTTCGGGGGTTGCCGACTTCCTGTCGGCGGCCCGGACGCCGCGCATGCTGGCGCTCCTCGCGCTGTTCCTCGTGGCCGCCCTGGTGTGCGGACGGCTCGGCGCGTGGCAGCTCGACCGGGCGCGGCAGTCCGCCGAGATGGCGCAGGAGATCGCCGACGCCGCCGAGGCGAACGCGGCGCCCGTCCCGCTGGACGACGTCACCCGGCCGGGTGAGCCGGTGCTGGCCACGATGATCGGGGTGCGGGTCGACGTCACCGGGACGTTCGACGCCGCTGAGCAGCTGTTCGTCCCGGGCGTCGAGCGCGACGGTCGTTCCGGGTACCTGGTGCTGGCTCCGCTCGTGGTGGAGTCCTCGGACGCGCTGGTCACCGTGGTGCGTGGCTGGGTGGCCTCGCCCGAGGACGCCGGGCAGCTCCCCGAGGGCGAGGTGTCGATCGTCGGGCAGCTCGGTTCGGGCGAGGCGTACGAACCGGGGGAGCGGGGGGACGGCGAGGTGCTGTCGGTCAGCCCGGCTCAGCTGGCGAACACGTGGGGCGTGCCGATGTACGGGATGTACGTCGTGGCGCAGGAGACGTCCCCGGCGCCGGCCGCCGCGGTCCTGGTGGGGCCGCCGCCCCCGCCCGCCGAGGGTGGTGGCGGGCTGAACTGGCGCAACATCGCCTACGCCGCCGAGTGGTGGGTGTTCGGTGGCTTCGCCGTGCTGCTGTGGGTGCGGCTCGTGCGCGACGAGGTGCGGCACCGGCGCGAGGACGACGGCGCCGCCCTCGCGTGA
- a CDS encoding PadR family transcriptional regulator, producing MSTIRLLTLGAVRRRGRAHGYQVRADLESWGAHEWSTARSGSVYHALGILARDGLLLAHDVAPSEAGGPPRVEYELTPDGDSTYLELLRGALASRDPRLDQLSAAVGLIDDLPREEAVTLLRRRVEALDAWHATIADAAPADLEAQEWGPIGAVLGLWLHEAASRADWTRRLLERLEAGAFTMADER from the coding sequence GTGTCGACGATCCGCCTCCTGACGCTCGGCGCTGTCCGGCGCCGGGGACGCGCCCACGGCTACCAGGTCCGTGCGGACCTGGAGTCGTGGGGTGCTCACGAGTGGTCGACCGCCCGCTCCGGGTCCGTCTACCACGCCCTCGGGATCCTCGCCCGCGACGGGCTCCTGCTGGCGCACGACGTCGCACCGAGCGAAGCGGGCGGGCCTCCGCGGGTCGAGTACGAGCTGACTCCCGACGGCGACAGCACCTACCTCGAGCTCCTGCGCGGGGCACTCGCGAGCCGTGACCCGCGCCTCGATCAGCTCTCCGCCGCCGTCGGCCTCATCGACGACCTGCCTCGGGAGGAGGCAGTGACACTCCTGCGGCGTCGCGTCGAGGCCCTCGACGCCTGGCACGCGACGATCGCCGACGCGGCGCCGGCCGACCTGGAGGCCCAGGAGTGGGGTCCGATCGGCGCCGTGCTCGGGCTGTGGCTCCACGAGGCCGCCAGCCGGGCGGACTGGACGCGCCGACTGCTCGAACGGCTGGAGGCGGGGGCCTTCACCATGGCCGACGAGCGCTGA